Part of the Anopheles gambiae chromosome 3, idAnoGambNW_F1_1, whole genome shotgun sequence genome is shown below.
aataaaaaatacaaatccgGTATTCAGGATAAAAAGCGAGAATCAGGTTCATTTTAAGTTTTTCATTACGATATAACAGATTTTTTACATAATCACAAAAAAGCCATGAGAAAAAACAGTAGAGGTAAACGAAAGTAAAATCAATTGGAAATCCATTACAGTAAATACTCTGGGTGAGGCTATAGGCGAAAATGGCTtacgaaaaataatattattgaGAAGGATAAGATTTCAAATTATAAACATCTTGAGATATGGTTAAAAGTCTCGAGTGGACatctaaataaataattcacagctataatttttaatcgctttttatttatgcttttAAAAACTATCTGTTTTGTAACTGAAGTCCTTACTACACCACTAGAATTATTCTTAGTAATGATGATGGCTCAGATGGCTCGGTCCATGGACGATGCTGGAGGTTGAGTGCGCGATCGGAGCAGCGTGGTGCGCGATCGGGGCAGCGTAGTGCGCGATCGGAGCAGCATGGTGCGCGATCGGGGCAGCGTAGTGCGCGATCGGGGCAGCATGGTGGTGCTGGACAGTGGCGTGAGCTACTGGAGCATGGGCATAGCTGGACACATGCACGGGCTGGGCGATCACCTTGTGCACGGGCTGAGCGATCTTCACAGCCGATGGCTCACGGCGCACGACGGCGTTGAATCCGGTGTGATGATCAGCATGGTAGTCGACGATGCGCTGGTGACCGTCGGAGTCCAACAGCGAGTACTGTCCGTGGACTTCGTCTCCGTGGCGAGTTTCGTGCTGGCTCTTGATGTCTCCGGTGTGCTCGTCATGGACGGAGTACGAGAACTCGTAGTTGGCCGGAGCGTGGTGCTCTACAGACTTGATGATCGTGGGCTGAGCAATGGTCTTGACGATAGCCGGGGCCGAGTGCTGGTAGATAGCCGGGGCGGCGTGGACCGATCCGACATGATGGATAGCGGGAGCAGCATGGTGCTGGATGGTGGAGTGAGACGTAGCGATCGATCCATGATGAGCCACAGGAAGCAGACCAGCGCTGGCGGCAGCTACCAGAGTAGCGAGCAGAACGAACTGCAAGATGGAAGGGAATAAGGGTTAACTTTTCTTATAGCTATAGTTGTGTGTGTTCATATTATTCTAGTTATTTTAGTGATTCTTACTTTGAACGCCATTATTGGAGCAGTATTGTTTACTCGTTGAGGTTCAGTGTGACATGTGATATCGTGACCAACGCCTTTTATACTCAGGATATAACAGCTGAAACCGCTACTCTCAGCGTCCTTGGAATAAAGCTATCACGAAACTGCACTACTTTTACTAGCCAAAATTGATCTGCAGCAACAGTTATTTGCAGTTCACTTTTATTGACGACAAGTTGTTGGCGCAATGAACGAGACACAACATTCTCAATATAGACACACGCTCACATCAGTTAAtacaaatttatgaaatatgtTCGATTGTCTGCTTAGAAAGTACCTACTGTTCTGTTAACTAGTACCTACACTAGATTTTGTTTGACGCTTTTCCATTTGACTCAAATAATTGGCACCATAACCTTATACTTGCAATAATGAAT
Proteins encoded:
- the LOC4578370 gene encoding cuticle protein 7, which codes for MAFKFVLLATLVAAASAGLLPVAHHGSIATSHSTIQHHAAPAIHHVGSVHAAPAIYQHSAPAIVKTIAQPTIIKSVEHHAPANYEFSYSVHDEHTGDIKSQHETRHGDEVHGQYSLLDSDGHQRIVDYHADHHTGFNAVVRREPSAVKIAQPVHKVIAQPVHVSSYAHAPVAHATVQHHHAAPIAHYAAPIAHHAAPIAHYAAPIAHHAAPIAHSTSSIVHGPSHLSHHHY